In Paludisphaera mucosa, one DNA window encodes the following:
- a CDS encoding glycoside hydrolase family 15 protein — translation MSYRPIEDYGLIGDLHTAALVGQDGSIDWLCYPRFDSPSVFAAILDDRKGGSFRVAPSCPHATRRQLYWPDTNVLITRFLSENGVAEVTDFMPVGVRGRPGAPFLVRKVHVIRGEVPFHLHCRPAFDYARAEHTLRIDGATATFDGPGLALQLAGGVDLEGDGRGVAAEFTLKPGETVAFALREPCDRPFASEEAQELMEAAIAYWQRWLSHCTYMGRWREVVQRSALTLKLLTYEPTGAIVAAPTCGLPEQPGGGRNWDYRFTWIRDAAFTLYGLMRIGFTEEAGRFMSWIEARCHETCGDAPLQVVYGIDGRHDLAEETLGHLDGYRGSRPVRIGNAASGQLQLDLYGELLDAVYLYNKHGNPISYDLWVQLERIVDYVCENWRREDEGIWEARSGRRQYVYSKLMCWVAVDRAIRLADKRSFPADRARWGKARDEIYLDVMQNGWSDTKQSFVQSYGSEVLDASALIMPMVFFLSPTDPRLLKTLDAIRRPFEEGGLASDSLVYRYDPAQSPDGLEGGEGAFNMCSFWMVEALTRAGRADPAYLRDARLKFEHMLGYASHLGLYGEETGSRGEALGNFPQGFTHLALISAAFNLDRSLGGGRPA, via the coding sequence ATGAGCTATCGACCGATTGAAGATTATGGGTTGATCGGCGACCTGCACACCGCCGCGCTCGTCGGCCAGGACGGCTCGATCGACTGGCTGTGCTACCCCCGGTTCGACTCGCCGAGCGTCTTCGCCGCCATCCTCGACGACCGCAAAGGGGGGTCGTTCCGGGTCGCGCCGAGCTGCCCGCACGCCACGCGACGGCAGCTGTACTGGCCCGACACGAACGTCCTGATCACCCGGTTCCTGTCCGAGAACGGCGTGGCCGAGGTGACCGACTTCATGCCGGTGGGCGTGCGGGGCCGTCCCGGCGCGCCCTTCCTGGTCCGGAAGGTCCACGTCATCCGCGGCGAGGTCCCGTTCCACCTGCACTGCCGGCCGGCCTTCGACTACGCCCGCGCCGAGCACACCCTGCGGATCGACGGCGCGACGGCCACGTTCGACGGGCCGGGCCTGGCCCTGCAACTGGCCGGCGGCGTCGACCTGGAGGGCGACGGCCGGGGCGTCGCCGCCGAGTTCACGCTCAAGCCCGGCGAGACCGTCGCCTTCGCCCTCCGCGAGCCCTGCGACCGGCCGTTCGCCTCGGAGGAGGCCCAGGAGCTGATGGAAGCCGCCATCGCCTACTGGCAGCGCTGGCTCTCGCATTGCACGTACATGGGCCGCTGGCGCGAGGTCGTCCAGCGGTCGGCGCTGACGCTCAAGCTGCTGACCTACGAGCCGACCGGCGCGATCGTCGCCGCGCCGACGTGCGGACTGCCGGAACAGCCCGGCGGCGGGCGGAACTGGGACTACCGCTTCACCTGGATCCGCGACGCCGCCTTCACGCTCTACGGGCTCATGCGGATCGGCTTCACCGAGGAGGCCGGCCGGTTCATGAGCTGGATCGAGGCCCGCTGCCACGAGACCTGCGGCGACGCCCCCCTGCAGGTCGTCTACGGCATCGACGGCCGCCACGACCTGGCCGAGGAGACGCTCGGCCACCTCGACGGCTATCGCGGCTCGCGTCCGGTCCGCATCGGCAACGCGGCCTCGGGCCAGCTCCAGCTCGACCTCTACGGCGAGCTGCTCGACGCCGTCTACCTCTACAACAAGCACGGCAACCCGATCTCGTACGACCTGTGGGTCCAGCTCGAACGGATCGTCGACTACGTCTGCGAGAACTGGCGGCGCGAGGACGAGGGGATCTGGGAGGCCCGCAGCGGCCGTCGGCAGTACGTCTATTCGAAGCTGATGTGCTGGGTGGCCGTCGACCGGGCGATCCGGCTGGCCGACAAGCGGTCGTTCCCCGCCGACCGCGCGCGCTGGGGGAAGGCCCGCGACGAGATCTACCTGGACGTGATGCAGAACGGCTGGAGCGACACGAAGCAGTCGTTCGTCCAGTCGTACGGCTCCGAGGTGCTCGACGCCTCGGCCCTGATCATGCCGATGGTCTTCTTCCTCTCGCCGACCGACCCCCGGCTGCTGAAGACCCTGGACGCGATCCGCCGGCCATTCGAGGAGGGCGGGCTGGCGTCCGACAGCCTGGTCTACCGCTACGACCCCGCGCAGAGCCCCGACGGCCTGGAGGGCGGCGAGGGGGCGTTCAACATGTGCTCGTTCTGGATGGTCGAGGCCCTGACCCGCGCCGGCCGGGCCGACCCGGCCTACCTGCGGGACGCCCGGCTGAAGTTCGAGCACATGCTCGGCTACGCCAGCCACCTGGGCCTCTACGGCGAAGAGACCGGATCCCGCGGCGAGGCGCTGGGCAACTTCCCCCAGGGGTTCACCCACCTGGCCCTCATCAGCGCCGCGTTCAACCTCGACCGCTCGCTCGGCGGCGGCCGGCCGGCCTGA